In one window of Deinococcus sp. HSC-46F16 DNA:
- a CDS encoding VRR-NUC domain-containing protein — translation MTRRAPRVSKQDGEPLESTIQAQIVQALKGQGFTVWELFKGSSRGGQVWATKGIPDLYVFAGGRAVWLEVKRPKTGKLSAAQHERHQELTVCGLPVHVVTSREEALAALGVRVGYAP, via the coding sequence GTGACCCGCCGCGCTCCCCGAGTCAGCAAGCAGGACGGCGAGCCCCTTGAATCCACCATCCAGGCCCAGATCGTGCAGGCTCTCAAGGGCCAGGGCTTCACGGTCTGGGAACTGTTCAAGGGCAGCAGCCGGGGCGGGCAGGTCTGGGCCACCAAGGGCATCCCCGACCTGTACGTCTTCGCCGGGGGCCGCGCCGTCTGGCTGGAGGTCAAGCGGCCCAAGACCGGCAAGCTCAGCGCCGCCCAACACGAGCGCCACCAGGAGCTGACCGTCTGCGGCCTCCCCGTCCACGTCGTCACCAGCCGGGAAGAAGCCCTCGCCGCCCTGGGCGTCCGGGTGGGTTATGCCCCGTGA